TCAACGACGAGCCCGTCACCGACGAGAAGATGATGCTCACACCGGCCGATCTGACGCCGGAGGGCGTCATCAAGCTGTCCTTCGGCAAGAAGAAGCACGTCCTCATCAGGCCCGCATAGCCGTATGAGCTTTTGATGCTTGTCAGGGCGCGCCGAAGCGCGCTCCCTGACTGCAATGGACCAGAACACGCCCAGCAGGGAAATGAACGGGGATCGCGTTGTGGCGACGCCGCAAAGCGCCGTGCGCATCGCGCTCACTGTCCTCGCGCTCTGCTTCACACTGGCTGTGCTCGGCCGCGGGCTCGGCGACAGCTTTACGGTGTTCCTGAAGCCGATCTCCGAGAGCTTCGGCTGGGATCGCGCGCAGATCGTCTCGGTCTATTCCCTCACCTGGCTCGCGAGCGGTCTCACTGCACCCTTCGTCGGACGCCTGTTCGACCATTCCGGACCGCGCATCGTCTATGCGGTCGGCCTGTTGCTTCTCGGCGCGGCGTTCCTGATCGCGGCCCACGCACAGCAGCTCTGGCAGTTCCAGCTCTCGATCGGCCTCTGCGTCGGCATCGGCGTCGCCTTCATCGGCATCGTGCCGAACTCGATCCTGCTCGGCCGTTGGTTCGGGCCCCGCCTGCCGACCGCGATGTCGGTGGTTTACTCGGCGATGGGCGGCGGCGTGCTGGCGCTGCTGCCGGCATCGCAGCTCCTGATCGATCACATCGGCTGGCGCGGCACCTACGAGCTGTTCGGCTTCGTGGCTCTGGGCCTGCTGCTGCCGCTCATGCTGCTGCCGTGGCGGCTGTTCGCTGCCGGCTCGCCCCATGTCCTGAAGAAGACCGATCCTGACTTCGTCGACAATGGCTGGACGCTCCTCCGCGCCATGCGGCACCACGCGTTCTGGGCGCTGTTCTCGACCTTCTTCTTCACTGCGGTCGGCATGTATGCGATCGCCGCGCAGATCGTGGCCTACCTGATCGATGCCGGGTTTCCGCCGCTCCAGGCCGCAACCGCCTGGGGCTTCTCCGGCGTCGTGCTGGTGTTCGGCATGTTGGGGGTCTCCGCCCTCGATGGCCTGATCGGGCGCCGGCCATCCGTGCTGCTCAGCTACGCGATCTCGATCCTCGGCATCTTCCTGCTCTGGCTGCTGCAGTACCATCCGAACATCCTTCTGCTCACCGGCTTCGTGGTCTGCTTCGGCAGCATGATGGGCTCGCGCGGCCCGCTGATCAGCGCCACCGCGATGAGGATCTTCCAGGGCAAGCGGGTCGGCACCATCTACGGCACCATCTCGATCGGCAGTGGCCTCGGCTCCGCGTTCGGCTCCTGGAGCGGCGGCCTGATTCATGATGCGACGCACGGCTACAACGCATTGCTCGTCTTCGCGCTTGCGAGCGTGGTGCTGGGGATGATTCCGTTCCTGGTCGTGCCCGCCTTGCGGCGCTAGGTCTCTCAGGGGTAACTTGAGCGCATTCGCGTAACCGGCAAACTACGGACGAGCACGAGGTGGACACGTGCAAAAATGGCGTATCGCGCGCGGCTGAAAGCCGAGCCTGCGCTGTTTTGTCCGACATGACAAAAATGTCAGCGCGGAATTGCTCCTGGGTGGCTTGCGAGGCGGAACCGAATGCGGTCCAAGTCGCGCATTGGATGGAGGGCACAAACCAATGGACTTTCCCTATCTCACTCGCTTTCAACCGGTTCTTCTGAGCCTGTTTCGCTTCATCACCGGTCTCTTGCTGTTCCAGTACGGCGTCGCCAAGCTGT
This genomic stretch from Bradyrhizobium sp. CCGB12 harbors:
- a CDS encoding MFS transporter, whose protein sequence is MDQNTPSREMNGDRVVATPQSAVRIALTVLALCFTLAVLGRGLGDSFTVFLKPISESFGWDRAQIVSVYSLTWLASGLTAPFVGRLFDHSGPRIVYAVGLLLLGAAFLIAAHAQQLWQFQLSIGLCVGIGVAFIGIVPNSILLGRWFGPRLPTAMSVVYSAMGGGVLALLPASQLLIDHIGWRGTYELFGFVALGLLLPLMLLPWRLFAAGSPHVLKKTDPDFVDNGWTLLRAMRHHAFWALFSTFFFTAVGMYAIAAQIVAYLIDAGFPPLQAATAWGFSGVVLVFGMLGVSALDGLIGRRPSVLLSYAISILGIFLLWLLQYHPNILLLTGFVVCFGSMMGSRGPLISATAMRIFQGKRVGTIYGTISIGSGLGSAFGSWSGGLIHDATHGYNALLVFALASVVLGMIPFLVVPALRR